In Syngnathoides biaculeatus isolate LvHL_M chromosome 8, ASM1980259v1, whole genome shotgun sequence, the genomic stretch GCGTATGCTCTGTCACTGTCACCTTACCTCTGAGGTCCAATAAATCATTCAGCATGCTAAAGAAAAGTCACGCAGCCGAAACAGCAGCTCACTTCTTCCCTGCGGTTCATATTAACGGAAACTTTGGGCCTAAGCGCAGAGCTGCAACTCACAGGGTGTATACCTTTAAATGTGGAATGTTACAGTCATGCTAGGAGGATGCCGTGAAAATCTCACGAGGCGTCTTTGGCGGCTGTTTGTTCCCGTTACTCTGCATCTTGTTTACGGGGGAAACATCAGCCAACACGTCCAAGAGGGGCCATCCTGTCCACCAGGTATGTACAAATATACTTTATCTTTTTTACGAGAGGTGAGAAAATATTAGCCTGTTCTTTAATATGGCATACATATTACATTCTCAAGAGTCCAATAATATATGTTGCATTAATTTAGGggtatgtattcatttttgggAGATTTAGCCATTTTATTGAAGAATtggttcattcatttattttagttaatacaataaaaaaagtaaaataaaaaaaatgtagatatacgttcaaaatgtttttttttgcgttgagctaattataaataatattggttttgttaaatgtaattataaataaattaattgtttATATCATTACAATTATATtagattctaaatacattatatacttatttttttattattgaacaaactttttaaatacatattttaccaACATATTCCATCTGATTTCTTTTACCTCATCGACAAGTGACCTGGCCCATCTGAccttaacaaaataaaaaacaaatgcggTTTATGTATCCAAATATTTGCCTTCCTCTTTACTCTATACTATATTAAAAACCCTGTAAAGTGAGTTGGGGATTTATTTCTAATTACatcataaatatttgaagataAAGACAAGGCAAAGACTGAGGGCCATGTCACACTCTGCTGTAGAGATAAAAAGTTAAACTATTTTTCACCCTttgggttttccagattttgggGGGAGTGGTGAAAAGGGGAACATGTGATGTACTGTAGTTTGGATTCTGGCTTGAGTTTCCCCTGCCAATCTGTACAGTACAAGaacttgaatgtttttgtttcatatttatttattcattaagcTGGCTCTGACAGCCATTGTGTGGAGCAAGACTTTGCACTGGCCCTACAGCAACCTGGTAGGCTACagcatattattttattttttgcggcCCAAACATGTACAGATGTTGTAAGTATTTACAGAGGGCTTTGCAGTTCTTCAACAATGCGTCTTCATACAACTGACAACAAGGGTTTccaaaattagcatgaacagttACAAGTGTTTGAAATGCACTAGCAGGTGCATAAGTATCCATGTGGCTCCTTTGAAGCTGGtacctgtcacgacccatcggaacggaggtaggacccaaatccaggaggacacgggagacgcagaggtaattcgggaaaaaggtttattaatccaaggtcagggatcgggcaggcagtcaggtgcagaagtggtaatcaggacgtcgggcgtagagggcaggtcagcgggcaggcaggagtcggtacacgggagaacgataaaagcagggaggagtatcaagggagtcaggcttacggggttggtcagagaacaggcgaaggttggtacacacgagttgacgatcagggatacgggagtgctggaacagggcatgaacctcaacgatctggtggaggaccagtcgtcaccgggtcctataagtaccggacgtaatcagccgaaacaaagTGCGGGTGTGTGccaactaattggctggccacgcccagcctgggcaggatgccaggagcatgacaatacCTGACTGGGCGACTGTCGTATCCGCACACCGGCAATTAAGAAGATGCCCCTCATGGAATTCCATGCACATGCTCGGCTAAGGCTGTTCTGCATGTCAACGTAATGCTGACGTCTAGTTGATCGCAGGGCAAGATGACGTTGCCATCGTCCGGGCCGGAAGGGGCAAGCGGCCCACTAGCTTATGTCTGACCTATATGGAAGGGTCACAATATCAGATAGAGCTTTCAATTTGATGCAGTGCAATTGTATGCCAAAACCCTTCTGAGAGACTCAATCGAAACTAAGCTTTTGTTTCTGATAATTGTGTGCCTAATGTGCATGTATGTGAAACgacagttgtaaaaaaaaaaaaaaaaaagcttttgtttcCATCAGGTTTTTACTGCCTGCAGGGTAGTAGCATCCCACTGCCTTGTCCTAGGGGAACTTACGGGCCGGCCGCAGACAGTGTATCCGTGGACAGCTGTATAAAGTGCCCTCCTCACCATTACTGTCCCAGACCGGGTCTGTCTGCATCACTCCCATGTGGACCTGTGGCTCAGCAGCCCCTGTCTGGCCAGGACACCTGTGTCTGCCCGGGACAGGGACAGAACTTCCAGGTAAGCAAAAGGATGCCGATGTCTCCTAAGCTCCTCTATTCATTCTCAACCCAACTCTCACCTTTCAGCATTTGCTATcatttgagtgttttgttttaagaGAGCACAGAGAGACACAGCAAAGAAACCTGAGCAATCAGTAGCATCATGCTGAAAGAGGTTTAGATCAGGTTTCCACACAGCAGGGTCTTGTTTCCTGTCTCAATTTTGCATGCAAGGAAAATTGGATTTGACTATATAAGGTGTCCATcgctccattttccaagcctcttatcctcacaaggagagcggaagtgctggagcctatcccggtttACTTCGGGCAAAAGGGGGACAACACCcataactggttgccagtcagacAGAGGGCACATATCAACGCCGTCACTGACATGTCTGAAAAACAGCATTTCAAGTAAACTGACTAAGTTTAGCTTTTGAGAGAAATATAACTTAAGTTTTGCTACAAGAGGCTGTTTCAGTTTGCGATCAAATGTGTTTGACTTTGTAGATGCGTTCCTAACAAAACCTTTATTGTCGCTTGGTTGTTAAATTACTTAATAATAGAGTCCAAATATTGAgccgattttttttcatctgtcagCATGGGTCAGCGTAGCATAGCATTGCAGATTCTAACTTTTAGGAATTGTAGTTCCAGTTATATAACAGAACCCCATCGACTTTTCTGCAGAGGAGCGACGGGCAGTGCCAATGTACACTTGACTATCAAGCGACCCAAAGCgaagatgtgtgtgtgcacaaagTTTACAGCATCTGCAGGGATGGGAAAACACGCACTCAAAACGGAGACTGTCTGGACCGACAGGAGTGGTCACTTCACTGCAGGACACAGGTCGTgtgataacacacacacacacacacacacacacacacacacacacacacacacacacacacacacagatatagtacatgaatgtaaaaaaagtgGAGCAAAGGTAAAATATAGAATTTCCCTTTTGAGATGAAACGCATCCTCCATAAAATATGTTAGAAGCTGTTTGGAActacaacaaaaaatgcaacatttgccCTTCCATCCCCACATCCCCGCCGTTACATGCAATGCATCTGGAAATGATTTGCTGCACTacactttttcccccacaattATGTGATAGCCTCAATACCACATGGAATAAATGAAACTGACCACTGATGGACATGCCATGTTTGTGGCATCATACTCAAAAAATACCTGAAGCTGTTATTCCTGCCCCAAGGGTATCAAAAatactttacttttactttccGGATACGCTGTATGTCTTTTAATATCTCATAATATCTCCCAGTATTACCATTACTTTCTGCGACTGTCACCCACACAGTGCAAATAACCCTTCACCCAGTTACCAAGTAAACCCTCCACACTGCTGTGAAgactaaatgatttttttttttttttttactacaaacGAAGAGATAATATGCATCTAAATCACTTCCTCTCTTCTCCAGGTGTGTCCATCTGCAGAAGACTACGAGGGCTACGACGGAGAGctgggtctgtgtgtgtgcacagaACCCCCTGGGAGAGCTGCGTGTGGGGGCCTATGCAGGAAAAGGCCTACTACTGAATTAAAGCTCCGATGCAGGTCCAAAGGAAAACTGGAACTGGTTTTGCGTTTTGACAGTCAGGTGGGCAAAAGGCAGTTGAATGAATTGTTTGAGCTGGCCAGACAGCACGCAGAAAACTTTCATGACAATTTTGTCAACGTTTACAACAGGTTTCCCTCTTGTCTTGTTAACCTACGGATGCCAGCaggtattgttgtgtgtgtgcaggtcTCAGTGGTCTCTGGCATGGTTCTGGAGAGGCTCTTTAAACTGTGGGACCCCCACGGGAGCCTGCACTGCGCCAGCCATCTAATCGCCTCACGCCCTGTCTACATTGTTCAGACAAGCAGTTGgggacac encodes the following:
- the LOC133505158 gene encoding uncharacterized protein LOC133505158 isoform X1 — protein: MQSCAPKAPAVTHRLPEFMLGGCRENLTRRLWRLFVPVTLHLVYGGNISQHVQEGPSCPPGFYCLQGSSIPLPCPRGTYGPAADSVSVDSCIKCPPHHYCPRPGLSASLPCGPVAQQPLSGQDTCVCPGQGQNFQRSDGQCQCTLDYQATQSEDVCVHKVYSICRDGKTRTQNGDCLDRQEWSLHCRTQVCPSAEDYEGYDGELGLCVCTEPPGRAACGGLCRKRPTTELKLRCRSKGKLELVLRFDSQVSVVSGMVLERLFKLWDPHGSLHCASHLIASRPVYIVQTSSWGHTRKHFSSLSFFFMRLSSSPLSSRSVSTQKRASSASSMAASRRNFSNCFCCSTSCRRLRANMV
- the LOC133505158 gene encoding uncharacterized protein LOC133505158 isoform X3 → MLGGCRENLTRRLWRLFVPVTLHLVYGGNISQHVQEGPSCPPGFYCLQGSSIPLPCPRGTYGPAADSVSVDSCIKCPPHHYCPRPGLSASLPCGPVAQQPLSGQDTCVCPGQGQNFQRSDGQCQCTLDYQATQSEDVCVHKVYSICRDGKTRTQNGDCLDRQEWSLHCRTQVCPSAEDYEGYDGELGLCVCTEPPGRAACGGLCRKRPTTELKLRCRSKGKLELVLRFDSQVSVVSGMVLERLFKLWDPHGSLHCASHLIASRPVYIVQTSSWGHTRKHFSSLSFFFMRLSSSPLSSRSVSTQKRASSASSMAASRRNFSNCFCCSTSCRRLRANMV
- the LOC133505158 gene encoding uncharacterized protein LOC133505158 isoform X2, producing MQSCAPKAPAVTHRLPEFMLGGCRENLTRRLWRLFVPVTLHLVYGGNISQHVQEGPSCPPGFYCLQGSSIPLPCPRGTYGPAADSVSVDSCIKCPPHHYCPRPGLSASLPCGPVAQQPLSGQDTCVCPGQGQNFQRSDGQCQCTLDYQATQSEDVCVHKVYSICRDGKTRTQNGDCLDRQEWSLHCRTQVCPSAEDYEGYDGELGLCVCTEPPGRAACGGLCRKRPTTELKLRCRSKGKLELVLRFDSQVSVVSGMVLERLFKLWDPHGSLHCASHLIASRPVYIVQTSKAGFLGLLDGRIPEELQQLFLLLNELQEAPSQHGLTQQNTLRLILLSFLLLKQ